The Cuculus canorus isolate bCucCan1 chromosome 5, bCucCan1.pri, whole genome shotgun sequence genome window below encodes:
- the CTSD gene encoding cathepsin D translates to MRPRGLLLLLLLGLAEPCAAIIRIPLTKFPSMRRVLNEVGSEIPDMNALTQLLKFKLGFADVSEPTPEILKNYMDAQYYGEIGIGTPPQKFTVVFDTGSSNLWVPSVHCHLLDIACLLHHKYDASKSSTYVENGTEFAIHYGTGSLSGFLSQDTVTLGNLKIKNQIFGEAVKQPGITFIAAKFDGILGMAFPRISVDKVTPFFDNIMEQKLIEKNIFAFYLNRDPAAQPGGELLLGGTDPKYYTGDFSWVNVTRKAYWQVHMDAVDVANGLTLCKGGCEAIVDTGTSLITGPTKEVKELQTAIGAKPLIKGQYVIPCDKVSSLPVVTLTLGGKPYQLTGEQYVFKVSVQGETICLSGFSGLDVPPPGGPLWILGDVFIGPYYTVFDRDNDSVGFAKCV, encoded by the exons ATGCGGCCCCGcggcctcctcctcctgctcctcctcggCCTGGCAGAGCCCTGCGCCGCCATCATCAG GATTCCCCTGACCAAGTTCCCCTCCATGCGGCGGGTTCTGAATGAGGTGGGCAGCGAGATCCCAGACATGAATGCTCTAACCCAGCTCCTCAAGTTCAAGCTGGGCTTCGCTGATGTGTCCGAGCCCACTCCAGAGATCCTGAAGAACTACATGGAT GCCCAGTATTATGGTGAAATTGGCATTGGGACACCCCCACAGAAGTTCACTGTGGTCTTCGACACTGGCTCCTCCAACCTCTGGGTGCCATCGGTGCACTGTCACCTCCTGGACATTGCCTGCT TGCTGCATCACAAATATGATGCCTCTAAATCCAGCACCTACGTGGAGAATGGCACAGAGTTCGCCATCCACTATGGGACAGGGAGCCTCTCTGGGTTTCTCAGCCAGGACACCGTCACG CTCGGGAACTTGAAAATCAAGAATCAGATCTTTGGGGAAGCTGTGAAGCAGCCAGGCATCACCTTTATTGCTGCCAAATTTGACGGCATCCTGGGCATGGCATTCCCGCGGATCTCTGTGGACAAGGTCACCCCTTTCTTCGATAACATCATGGAACAGAAGCTGATCGAGAAAAACATCTTCGCCTTCTACCTGAACAG agaccctgctgctcagcctggtgGTGAGCTTCTCCTGGGAGGGACTGACCCCAAGTATTACACTGGTGACTTCAGCTGGGTCAACGTTACACGCAAGGCCTACTGGCAGGTCCACATGGATGC GGTGGATGTTGCCAATGGGCTGACTCTGTGCAAAGGGGGCTGTGAAGCCATCGTGGACACAGGAACCTCACTCATCACTGGCCCCACCAAGGAAGtgaaggagctgcagacagcCATCGGTGCAAAACCACTCATCAAAGGCCAG TATGTGATCCCGTGCGATAAGGTGTCATCTCTGCCTGTTGTCACGCTAACACTAGGAGGGAAACCCTACCAGCTCACTGGAGAACAGTATGTCTTCAAG GTTTCTGTGCAAGGAGAGACCATCTGCCTGAGTGGCTTTTCAGGCCTGGATGTTCCGCCACCCGGCGGCCCACTCTGGATCCTGGGAGATGTCTTCATTGGTCCCTACTACACTGTCTTTGACCGTGATAATGACTCTGTTGGCTTTGCCAAATGTGTCTAA